GTACCAGGGCCATACCAGCAAATTGTGGTCCCCAATCACCAAAGAGCAACTGTCCAATCCAAGAACCAGCAAGCCCAAGGATAATATTCCCCAGACAACCACGGCGGTCGTCTGATGAAGTAAGAGCACCTGCAATTAAGCCAATAATGGCACCTGCGATAATACTTGTTAACATCTTGTTTTCCTCCTATTCTTACAAAATAAGACTGGTTGCCCAGTCTTATATAATATCATTAGATAGCCCACTCACCGTCACGGAAGATTGGTACACGGGTACCGTCTTCACGGATACCGTCAATGTTCATGTTGTTTGAACCAATCATGAAGTCCACGTGAACATCTGAGCGGTTGAGACCAGCTTCTTTGAGCTCTTCCTGGCTCATTTCTGTACCACCTTCGATAGAGAAGGCATAGGCTTGACCAATCGC
This region of Streptococcus suis genomic DNA includes:
- a CDS encoding GlsB/YeaQ/YmgE family stress response membrane protein codes for the protein MLTSIIAGAIIGLIAGALTSSDDRRGCLGNIILGLAGSWIGQLLFGDWGPQFAGMALVPSVFGAVLLVAIFSSSRRN